The ANME-2 cluster archaeon sequence TCATTGATCATCCTTGACATCGAATGCAGTATGATCCCGGTAAAGCTCATAAAAGTCCCTACCATAAACAACATAATCATCAACAGTGTCGGCCCGAACATCAAACTACCTCCAAGGTAGAACGTCTTTAGAAAACTCAACCCCATAAACGCCCCGATTCCTCCCAACACCATCCCAGGCACAGTAAAATAATACAGCGGCCGGTTCAGCTCCATATCATACAGCACCCTGACCAGCACCCGCACACCATGGCTCACTGGATTCTCGGTCGAACAGTCCACATCATACCGCACACCAACCTCAACTTCCTTTACCCTCAACCCGGCATTTGAAACATCTGCCAGCATTTCGCTCTCAATACCAAAACCCTTCTGGCTGAACCTGAAACTCGGAATAACACCACCAGAAAAAGCCCGAAACCCGCTTTGCGTATCTGTGATAGTTAATCCACTGTTAAAATTAGTAGCTTTATCCAGCACTGCCTGCCCCAATCTCCTGTATGCCGGCGTACTCTTACCATTCCCGTTCAAATACCGGCTGCCATTCACCACATCAGCCTCACCTGCTAAAATAGCGCCGGTAAGTTTAGGTATATCACCTGGATCATGCTGACCGTCAGCATCCATGGTTACGATAACATCAGCACCACCAGCAGCCTCAAACCCGGTCCTTAGAGCTGCGCCTTTACCCATATTGGTGTGGTGGCGGATAACCTCAAAGCCTGCGAGCCTGGCAACTTCAGATGTACGGTCAGTGCTGCCATCGTCTACTAATATCACACGGTCGGCAAACTGTTTGGTGCGCAGCAGCATACTGCCGATTGCTACTTCCTCGTTATAGGCAGGGAGGATGACTGCTATGTGGGTCATGCGTATGCCTCTGGGGAGTGGGTCCGGTTGTTAGTGGTGGGGTGCCCCTGTGGAAATATATTTATAATGTTATTAAAACCATTGATCTGTGTTAATCCGTGTAAATCCGTGTCTGAAAAATAAAGTTGATCCCACATGGCAGTGATGGTAACGGTCATGTGCCTACCCCCTGGAATAAGAGACTTTTTAATTTATTCTGATCAAGTAGGATAAATGGATCATGGTAAAGAAGATCAACCACAGAGAACACCGGGACACACAGAGTGATATTGTTTTCTCTGTGCACTCTGTGGCTATAAATCGTCCCAGGAAATAATAAAAAGTCTCTGGAATTATGAGTAATTGAGATCAACCGCGGATGAACGCAGCTAAACGCAGATGGCAGTTTAATGTATCTGCGTTCATCTACGTTACCTGCACGCCCTCGGGCGTAGCAGGCACTCAAGTCCTCAGGAGGTGAGAGTATCTGCGGTTCTTTATACCTCTTATCATCATCCTTGACATCCTTTAAGCGCAGCATATATTTTGTGCCGATAGCATTTGTTTCCCACAAATTCTCATAATGATCTTCTCCGTTCCCCATGCCATATTCAGCACCCAGATGATAGACATAGTCAAATCTCCTGCCATCGAACGCCTTTTCAAGCTGCCTGAAGTTCTTCACATTTGCCTTAGTATAATCGTCCCTTCCAGTATTGAAATAATCAAGTGCAATAACTTCATGTACTCTACCTTGCAGTCCATTAACAATGTTTTTCCAAATAAATCCTGCACAGCCAGTTACAAGAATTTGTTTTGCTTCCATGATTATCGTTCTGCTCGAATATTTCCAAATAAAATCTTAAAATAATAGATGATGTTTAAACTATATATATTTAATAGAATTATTTCACATAAATATAAAATCTATTTTTTAATAATGGCATAATATTTAGTGCATGGTAATAAATATTTCCAGAATTGAATTTGTTTCATTTCATTTATCATCCTGTCCATCAAATGCAGTATAATCCCGGTAAAAGTCATAAAAGTCCCAATCAACATCATCATTATCAACAGCGGCGGCCCAAATATCAAACTCAGCCAGGATAAAACTCTCTCAAAAAGCTCAACCCCAGGCCTAGATTAAAAACGTTTCAAAAAAAAATCATATGGTGTGCCTTTTAGATATTTCTAAATTCCTTTATTTAAAATAACATTTGAATCTTACATATTTGTTACATGTATTACATATAATAAGTTATTTGATTAATTTAATAATATTTAATTCAATATATTATTTTTATCATATATCGCTACCTTTTTATTAATAAGAAACCATTTGAAAGTAAATGCTGGCAATTAAAAACCTGTTCAGGAATAAGCTCAGGACACTACTAAATATAATTGGCGTCATGCTGGCAATTATTTCACTGGTAATTCTTGCTTCACTGGGAAGTGGATTATTGGACACTGGAGAACAGGTGTTAAAGGATAGCTCCATGCACCTCTGGATGAAAGGACGGCCTGTTGACCTTCAGACCCAGTATATCCAATCCTCGCAGGCCAGGATCAGTGATGTTCACCAAATAAGTACACAAACACTGGCAGATCCCAGGGTCAATGTGTCAACCCCCTTACTTACTGAAATTGTATATGCACATAAAGAAGGAGAGGATCCGAAGGCTGTATTTGGCCTTGGTGTGGATACGGGTGGTCCTCTAGTAACAATATCCTCTGGTGCGCCAATTTCTACAAGCACATTGTATAATGGGGGCACATACGACGGTCCCTTCACAAGTGAAGTGCTGGTGGATTCCAGGGCAGCACGTCTTCTGGGTGTTGAGGTTGGTGATACCATCTTTGCCGGAAAGACCATATCAGATGCCAGGAACAGGCAATTTAAAGTGGTAGGAATTTCGGATTCGCTCTCCACTTTCAGTCTCAATGCTATGGTGATATTCCCATTCCCCGAATTCCAGCTTATTACCGGGAATCATTATCAAGACAGTGCATCAATGATCATCGTGCGGCTAAATGACGTAAATACGGCAGAACAGGTAAAAAATGATCTTCAACAACAATATCCTGAATACCAGATAAATACGAACAGGGAGTTTTTAAATAATATTATTGAGCAGAACGGTTTTTTCATAGTCTCAGCCTTTTCTATTGTGATACTGGCTATAGTAATGGGTACTTCCCTTATCATATTGACAATGCTTTTATCGTTAAATGAAAGGAAAAAAGAGATCGGGATATTGCAGGTAGTTGGTTTTTCCAGGCTGTCCATTGCAAGGAACTTTGGGTTTGAAGGATTTATTATTTCTATTATTGGAGGAATATCTGGTATATTATTAAGCATGCCGGTTGCTGAAATAATAAATCAGGTAGTAAAAAGAATGACAGGTCTTGATGAGTTGCTGGTTCTTGATACTAAGATCATGTTATTAGGCTTTTTAATGGCAGTAATTATTGGATTATTGTCAACCCTGGCAACCATCTGGCGGCTATCAACGATCAAACCAATGGAACAGATCAGAAGTGTATAGATAAATGTTCACTTGTGTTTTTACATCTCAAATTTTAGGTCATTTAACGATACATATTTATAGTGTTAATCCATTATTATAATATTAAGATTTGGGATAAAGTTATGAAATATCTCGTATAATAAAAATCATTTGTACAATTTTAATCATTAAAGGAGTTTGTATAAAAAAATGCTCACAAGTGTAGTATCCAGTGCCGCAACAACCACTGCAGCAACAACCAGTGCGATTTCGTTAACAACACCCATAGGTCTTCCGGAATACGGAGTACTGGCAGTTATTGCACTAATTGTATTGCTCTCAGCCAAAGAGATACTCTCGGCATCTGATAAATGGAACAGAGCCTTAAGCTCCTCTCTGAACTTGAGTATCGTACCTCTGTTATTCTGTTTTGCTTTAATCGTTGTATTCCAAATAGTTTTGGTGATAGGGCCTTAAATTCCCCTCAGAACTTGGGTATCTATCCCCTGTTAATCTCTTTTGTTTTAATCGTTATTTGCACAATAAGAAACGGGCTGAATAGTAGCGTTATTTGAAATATAAATGTAGTTTTAGCTTTAGATTAGGCCCAGTGTCGGCCCCATCAGGGGTATCACGCCGAACAGGAATATGTTTACTGTACCGTGGGTTACAGTGATCAACGGAAGGCTTCTGGTCTTCTGGAACATGTAACCCATCAGAAGTCCTGCCAGCGATGTGAAAAACATTTCATAGAATGTGCCGTATCCCGAGTGAAGTACACCGAATAATATGCTGGTAACCACAAGACCTGAGAACATGCCCATCGATTCTTCCATACGGGTTTGGAGTATAGACCTGAAGATAAGCTCCTCAATTAATCCAATAAATATGATCATCACTATTGAGAGTTTTAGAACATTTAAGAAAGACAGGTCCGCAATCAGGGTTCCTGCATGAATAATATAATGTTCTCCCAGAGCGATGGCAAAACCAACTATCACTGATACCGGTATGATCAGCTTCCAGTATTTAAAAGTAAATCCTAACTGTTCAAAAGTAAATCCCTGGTGGACCGCAATAATATAGACCGGGATGATCAGGGGTGTGTATATGAAAATATACAAATACAGGGTCATATCAAAAAATATTGGCATGGATATGTTGACCAGCCGCAGCAATGGAAGCAGCATCAATGCCTGGTACGGCTTGAAAAGGTATGTATCACCGGTATATACAGTGGCCAGTGCCAGGCCTATCAGTACAAATACATGCACCCATATGGAATATTGCATATTCCCTGAAAATAACAGTAGCTCTGCCAGTATGATCAGAAGTACAGGCAGAATTAGCAAAATATTTTGATATTTCACTAATTTTTCCGTTGATTTTGGAATTCCCAGTTGAGTATTTTCATATTCCATATTGCAACTCCGAAACATCGATCCACAGATGCAGGTCCCTGTATGGCACAGTAAAATTATTTTCCCAATAAAGTAAAAACTGAAGTTTCATATCAGTCCCCGCCCTGTCAGGCGTGAACGTCACATGCTGCTCCCAGGTTTCATTATGGGCCAGCATGATCTCCTGATTCCTTGTTAGCGATTCATTTTCCAGTACCAGGGCCAGTGAATAATTTATCTGCGCATATTCATGGTTCACTACACCCACGATCACTGTGGCGCTATCACCCAGTATGAATTCAACGGGATAATCATCAGCCATTCCGCCAGGCCCCAGGATATAGAACTCAGTGAACTTCTCACCCTGTTTGGGTGTGACGATCACATATACCAGCATTACAACTGATGCAATTATTGAGATCACCAGTATCACGGTCAGGATCCTATCAACCCTTGATTCGGGTTTTGTAAATATTTCCTCATGTATTGATGCAAAAAATGCCGCAAATGGTACTGAGAACACCTCTTCCACAGGCAGTTCTGAGCGCCTGTATATTGTTATCGCACACATGATCAGTGTAAAGATCATAAGTGTGGCAAGTATGGGTATTAACCTTATTCCCCATGGTGTGTAGTTGAGGCCCAGGCCAAGTAGCGGTACCACTGCGATACTAAGCCCGAAACTGAGGGCAATTCTCTCGATTGCGTCCAGGTCGTCCTTTTT is a genomic window containing:
- a CDS encoding glycosyltransferase family 2 protein; its protein translation is MTHIAVILPAYNEEVAIGSMLLRTKQFADRVILVDDGSTDRTSEVARLAGFEVIRHHTNMGKGAALRTGFEAAGGADVIVTMDADGQHDPGDIPKLTGAILAGEADVVNGSRYLNGNGKSTPAYRRLGQAVLDKATNFNSGLTITDTQSGFRAFSGGVIPSFRFSQKGFGIESEMLADVSNAGLRVKEVEVGVRYDVDCSTENPVSHGVRVLVRVLYDMELNRPLYYFTVPGMVLGGIGAFMGLSFLKTFYLGGSLMFGPTLLMIMLFMVGTFMSFTGIILHSMSRMIN
- a CDS encoding NAD-dependent epimerase/dehydratase family protein: MEAKQILVTGCAGFIWKNIVNGLQGRVHEVIALDYFNTGRDDYTKANVKNFRQLEKAFDGRRFDYVYHLGAEYGMGNGEDHYENLWETNAIGTKYMLRLKDVKDDDKRYKEPQILSPPEDLSACYARGRAGNVDERRYIKLPSAFSCVHPRLISITHNSRDFLLFPGTIYSHRVHRENNITLCVPVFSVVDLLYHDPFILLDQNKLKSLLFQGVGT
- a CDS encoding FtsX-like permease family protein — encoded protein: MLAIKNLFRNKLRTLLNIIGVMLAIISLVILASLGSGLLDTGEQVLKDSSMHLWMKGRPVDLQTQYIQSSQARISDVHQISTQTLADPRVNVSTPLLTEIVYAHKEGEDPKAVFGLGVDTGGPLVTISSGAPISTSTLYNGGTYDGPFTSEVLVDSRAARLLGVEVGDTIFAGKTISDARNRQFKVVGISDSLSTFSLNAMVIFPFPEFQLITGNHYQDSASMIIVRLNDVNTAEQVKNDLQQQYPEYQINTNREFLNNIIEQNGFFIVSAFSIVILAIVMGTSLIILTMLLSLNERKKEIGILQVVGFSRLSIARNFGFEGFIISIIGGISGILLSMPVAEIINQVVKRMTGLDELLVLDTKIMLLGFLMAVIIGLLSTLATIWRLSTIKPMEQIRSV
- a CDS encoding CPBP family intramembrane metalloprotease, translating into MEYENTQLGIPKSTEKLVKYQNILLILPVLLIILAELLLFSGNMQYSIWVHVFVLIGLALATVYTGDTYLFKPYQALMLLPLLRLVNISMPIFFDMTLYLYIFIYTPLIIPVYIIAVHQGFTFEQLGFTFKYWKLIIPVSVIVGFAIALGEHYIIHAGTLIADLSFLNVLKLSIVMIIFIGLIEELIFRSILQTRMEESMGMFSGLVVTSILFGVLHSGYGTFYEMFFTSLAGLLMGYMFQKTRSLPLITVTHGTVNIFLFGVIPLMGPTLGLI
- a CDS encoding DUF1616 domain-containing protein, with translation MPYKKIIPSDIFIIIAYTILTVIFIVVPPLSNTWIRTVLGLPMVLFFPGYALIAALFPKKDDLDAIERIALSFGLSIAVVPLLGLGLNYTPWGIRLIPILATLMIFTLIMCAITIYRRSELPVEEVFSVPFAAFFASIHEEIFTKPESRVDRILTVILVISIIASVVMLVYVIVTPKQGEKFTEFYILGPGGMADDYPVEFILGDSATVIVGVVNHEYAQINYSLALVLENESLTRNQEIMLAHNETWEQHVTFTPDRAGTDMKLQFLLYWENNFTVPYRDLHLWIDVSELQYGI